A genomic segment from Barrientosiimonas humi encodes:
- a CDS encoding DNA alkylation repair protein, protein MLREVARTYRGVVGDPQVVAQVRGLVRAAGDAERAAAQQAYMRSSMPFRGITSPQLRTLLRPALAVPVGDRAEWERAVRLLYDGARFREERYAALGLLRHRAYRAWRDPGVMPLVRHLVVTGAWWDLVDDAAHVVAEVRLRDPVGEAARLREWARDPDRWLRRAAIIGQLRAKDRTDTDLLRDVVDANLDDPDFFVRKAIGWALRDLSTTAPDWVRAFVAEREGRLSSLSRREALKRIGPSAAAPPPAAAGSSPRRR, encoded by the coding sequence ATGCTGCGCGAGGTCGCGCGCACCTACCGTGGGGTGGTGGGCGATCCGCAGGTCGTGGCGCAGGTGCGCGGGCTCGTGCGCGCCGCCGGCGACGCCGAGCGCGCGGCGGCGCAGCAGGCGTACATGCGCTCGTCGATGCCGTTCCGGGGGATCACCTCCCCGCAGCTGCGCACCCTGCTGCGGCCGGCGCTCGCGGTGCCGGTCGGGGACCGGGCGGAGTGGGAGCGCGCGGTGCGGCTGCTGTACGACGGTGCCCGGTTCCGCGAGGAGCGTTACGCCGCGCTGGGTCTGCTGCGGCACCGGGCGTACCGCGCCTGGCGCGACCCCGGCGTGATGCCGCTGGTGCGCCACCTGGTGGTGACGGGCGCCTGGTGGGACCTGGTCGACGACGCCGCGCACGTGGTCGCCGAGGTGCGGCTGCGCGACCCGGTCGGGGAGGCGGCCCGGCTGCGGGAGTGGGCGCGCGACCCCGACCGGTGGCTGCGCCGGGCGGCGATCATCGGTCAGCTGCGGGCCAAGGACCGCACCGACACCGACCTGCTGCGCGACGTCGTCGACGCCAACCTGGACGACCCGGACTTCTTCGTGCGCAAGGCGATCGGGTGGGCGCTGCGCGACCTGTCGACCACCGCACCGGACTGGGTGCGGGCGTTCGTGGCCGAGCGCGAGGGGCGGTTGTCATCCCTGTCGCGACGGGAGGCGTTGAAGCGGATCGGTCCTTCTGCCGCGGCTCCTCCTCCGGCAGCTGCTGGCTCGTCGCCGCGGAGGCGGTGA
- a CDS encoding DUF2505 domain-containing protein, translated as MKIELSWSLKSTPEQVYEDAIDTDYQDDKCRAAGALEFSSRVEPTAEGHKVVVQRLMPSGSVPELVKKVVGDKVDVTETIDWGPAQADGSRTGQLDVAMKGQPITMKGITYIRPEGGGTRVGVEADLKAKIPVVGGKIEKLGSPEIIKAIEAEERTAHEWDDRRQAGG; from the coding sequence ATGAAGATCGAGCTGAGCTGGTCCCTGAAGTCCACCCCCGAGCAGGTCTACGAGGACGCGATCGACACCGACTACCAGGACGACAAGTGCCGGGCGGCCGGTGCGTTGGAGTTCTCCAGCCGCGTCGAGCCCACGGCTGAGGGTCACAAGGTCGTCGTCCAGCGGCTCATGCCGTCAGGGTCGGTGCCCGAGCTGGTCAAGAAGGTCGTCGGCGACAAGGTCGACGTCACCGAGACGATCGACTGGGGTCCCGCGCAGGCCGACGGCTCGCGCACCGGGCAGCTCGACGTCGCGATGAAGGGTCAGCCCATCACGATGAAGGGCATCACCTACATCCGGCCCGAGGGCGGCGGCACCCGCGTCGGCGTCGAGGCCGACCTCAAGGCCAAGATCCCGGTCGTCGGCGGCAAGATCGAGAAGCTCGGCTCGCCCGAGATCATCAAGGCCATCGAGGCCGAGGAGCGCACCGCCCACGAGTGGGACGACCGCCGCCAGGCCGGCGGCTGA
- a CDS encoding sirohydrochlorin chelatase yields the protein MEDTTALVLCAHGTADPRGQQTVLDLADAVRQQRPTTTVAVAYVDVQEPSVDEVVESLVTQGCSVTVVPLLLSGGYHVQVDIARAVAPHPGRASATAALGPHPDLGELLLTRLREAGAAPDAGVVVAAAGSSRPDASRDVEEVTDVVRQGWAGPVVTGYGSAAAPDVPTAVAQLREQGAREVAIAAYLLGQGHFHTRLEAAGADLVTAPLGADPVVVRRILDRAETPHPA from the coding sequence ATGGAAGACACCACCGCCCTCGTGCTGTGCGCGCACGGGACCGCCGACCCCCGGGGCCAGCAGACGGTGCTCGACCTCGCCGACGCCGTACGCCAGCAGCGGCCCACCACGACCGTCGCCGTGGCCTACGTCGACGTGCAGGAACCCTCCGTCGACGAGGTCGTGGAATCCCTTGTCACGCAAGGCTGTTCGGTCACCGTCGTCCCCCTGCTGCTGTCCGGCGGCTACCACGTGCAGGTCGACATCGCCCGCGCGGTCGCGCCGCACCCAGGCCGCGCGTCGGCGACCGCGGCGCTCGGCCCGCACCCCGACCTCGGCGAGCTGCTGCTCACCCGCCTGCGCGAGGCGGGGGCCGCGCCCGACGCGGGGGTGGTGGTGGCCGCCGCCGGCTCCAGCCGTCCCGACGCGTCGCGCGACGTCGAGGAGGTGACCGATGTCGTACGCCAGGGCTGGGCCGGTCCGGTCGTCACCGGCTACGGCTCGGCCGCTGCCCCGGACGTCCCGACCGCGGTCGCTCAGCTGCGCGAGCAGGGCGCGCGCGAGGTCGCGATCGCGGCCTACCTGCTCGGCCAGGGTCACTTCCACACCCGGCTCGAGGCCGCCGGCGCCGACCTGGTGACCGCGCCGCTCGGCGCCGACCCGGTCGTGGTGCGCCGCATCCTCGACCGCGCCGAGACCCCCCACCCCGCCTGA